The Paraburkholderia sp. SOS3 genome includes a region encoding these proteins:
- a CDS encoding NnrU family protein has protein sequence MTVLILGLLIFLGAHSVRIFAEGWREARIAQLGEKRWKSAYSIASVIGLVLIIWGYAIARREPTLLWSPPIWAPHLAALLTLIAFILFPAAHMPGNHFKSMLKHPMVIGVALWAFAHLVANGTLNAVVLFGAFLVWAVVDFAAARRRDRSAAIDYPKGALSSDLKAVVAGIVGWVIFAFFLHGWLIGVKPLG, from the coding sequence ATGACAGTTCTGATCCTGGGGTTGCTGATATTCCTTGGCGCGCATTCGGTGCGGATTTTCGCGGAAGGCTGGCGCGAGGCGCGCATCGCGCAGCTCGGCGAAAAGCGCTGGAAATCCGCGTATTCGATCGCATCCGTTATTGGACTCGTGCTCATCATCTGGGGCTACGCCATCGCGCGGCGTGAGCCTACTTTGCTCTGGTCGCCGCCGATATGGGCGCCGCACCTTGCCGCCTTGCTCACGCTTATCGCGTTCATCCTGTTTCCGGCTGCGCATATGCCGGGCAATCACTTCAAATCCATGCTCAAGCACCCGATGGTGATCGGCGTCGCATTATGGGCGTTCGCGCATCTGGTCGCAAACGGCACGCTAAACGCCGTCGTTCTGTTCGGCGCGTTTCTTGTCTGGGCGGTCGTCGATTTCGCGGCCGCGCGACGGCGGGATCGTTCCGCAGCAATCGACTATCCGAAGGGGGCGTTGTCGAGCGACCTCAAGGCCGTGGTGGCCGGCATCGTCGGATGGGTGATATTTGCGTTTTTTCTGCATGGGTGGTTGATCGGCGTCAAGCCGCTAGGCTAG
- a CDS encoding BMP family ABC transporter substrate-binding protein codes for MAAGYPRRIGNPRATHCASRRRLMHALIGLAAFGATAAIGHAARDARSAPEGTTRRAAAHRFSTVLFIPFGDHDLGFSEAAYRGYVALQRDGYRIDVVRNADSLGEKRILEIIGTRYAAGARGFILAGSELSAATTTAAARYPDAFFATVAGSARGPNVVNYCVDCRPLGGALAGQVAARASITKIVGFVGGVESVDGGEANRFRQTVLDSAPDAKVLIDWTGDWSDRKRTRELTEQQIRAGADIVVADANDAVIATASRCGRVKAIGWMTDASHRYRNVAASVIVDMSVIFRRFVDAAATGRFTGGDYVVEESDNVWKIVWPRR; via the coding sequence ATGGCTGCGGGCTACCCAAGGCGCATCGGCAATCCACGCGCGACGCATTGCGCATCGCGCCGGCGCTTGATGCATGCGCTGATCGGCCTGGCCGCGTTTGGCGCGACTGCGGCGATTGGCCACGCTGCGCGAGATGCCCGGAGCGCGCCGGAAGGCACCACCAGGCGCGCCGCGGCGCATCGCTTTAGCACAGTGCTTTTTATTCCGTTCGGCGACCATGATCTCGGCTTTAGCGAAGCCGCTTATCGTGGATACGTGGCGTTGCAGCGCGACGGCTATCGGATCGACGTCGTTCGCAACGCGGACAGCCTTGGAGAAAAGCGGATACTCGAGATCATCGGTACGCGCTACGCAGCGGGCGCGCGCGGTTTCATCCTGGCAGGCTCGGAACTGAGCGCCGCGACCACCACTGCCGCCGCGCGCTACCCCGACGCGTTTTTCGCCACGGTGGCCGGCTCGGCGCGTGGGCCGAACGTCGTCAATTATTGCGTCGACTGCCGGCCGCTCGGCGGCGCGCTCGCGGGCCAGGTCGCCGCGCGCGCCTCCATAACGAAAATCGTCGGCTTCGTGGGCGGCGTCGAGTCGGTCGACGGCGGCGAGGCAAATCGTTTCAGGCAAACCGTGCTCGATTCGGCACCCGACGCGAAAGTGCTGATCGACTGGACCGGCGACTGGAGCGACCGCAAGCGTACTCGCGAACTGACCGAGCAGCAGATTCGCGCGGGCGCCGACATCGTGGTCGCCGATGCGAACGACGCGGTCATCGCCACGGCTTCGCGTTGCGGGCGCGTGAAAGCGATCGGCTGGATGACGGACGCGTCGCACCGGTATCGTAACGTCGCAGCGAGCGTGATCGTCGACATGAGTGTCATTTTTCGACGCTTCGTCGACGCGGCCGCGACCGGGCGCTTCACAGGCGGCGACTATGTGGTCGAGGAATCGGACAACGTGTGGAAAATCGTCTGGCCGCGTCGCTAG
- a CDS encoding porin, producing the protein MKKMTAALALTGAFAGHAYGQSSVTLYGIIDEGITYTNNQAGHSTWQETDGAINTSRFGLRGNEDLGGGLQAIFRLENGFSAANGNLRQGGRLFGRQAFVGLASSQFGTLTLGRQYDSVVDYLGPLALTGTQYGGTFFAHPFDNDNLDNDFRVNNSVKYQSPNFRGLQAGALYGFSNDAGDFANNRAYSFGASYAFKGVSVAAAYLQINQNLTSAAISNTNGALNGDATFFAGRQRIWGAGVKYSFGPFTTDFVYTTTLLDNALGISAAESGVSGGFGLNGGSARFNNYEVNGRYTLGSPWTIAVGYVHTDGSIDAARPHWDQVNVQAAYLLSVRTQVYVQTEYQHIAQDGLPLGAIISGLPAASTTPNQVAVTLGLRHTF; encoded by the coding sequence ATGAAGAAGATGACGGCGGCTCTCGCGTTGACCGGTGCATTTGCAGGTCACGCTTATGGCCAAAGCAGTGTCACGTTGTACGGCATCATCGATGAAGGAATCACCTATACGAATAACCAGGCGGGTCATAGCACCTGGCAGGAGACCGATGGCGCAATCAATACGAGCCGTTTTGGCTTGCGCGGCAACGAAGATCTCGGCGGCGGCCTTCAGGCTATCTTCCGGCTCGAGAACGGTTTCAGCGCCGCTAACGGCAACTTGCGTCAGGGTGGCCGGCTGTTCGGCCGGCAAGCGTTCGTCGGGCTCGCATCGTCGCAATTCGGCACGCTTACATTGGGGCGCCAATACGATAGCGTCGTCGATTATCTCGGCCCGCTTGCGTTGACGGGTACGCAATACGGCGGGACATTCTTTGCGCACCCGTTCGACAACGACAACCTCGACAACGACTTTCGCGTCAACAATTCGGTGAAGTATCAAAGCCCGAACTTCCGCGGGCTGCAGGCCGGCGCGCTCTATGGCTTTTCGAACGATGCAGGCGATTTCGCCAACAATCGCGCATACAGCTTTGGCGCATCGTATGCATTCAAAGGCGTGTCGGTCGCGGCGGCCTACCTGCAGATCAACCAGAATCTGACCAGCGCCGCCATCTCGAACACGAACGGCGCACTGAACGGCGATGCGACATTCTTTGCCGGCCGGCAAAGAATCTGGGGTGCCGGCGTGAAATATTCATTCGGCCCGTTCACGACCGACTTCGTCTATACGACGACGCTGCTCGACAACGCACTCGGCATATCAGCGGCGGAGTCGGGCGTATCCGGCGGCTTCGGGCTGAACGGCGGCAGCGCGCGCTTCAACAACTACGAGGTGAACGGACGCTATACGCTCGGCTCGCCGTGGACGATCGCCGTCGGTTATGTGCATACCGACGGCAGCATCGACGCTGCGCGTCCGCACTGGGATCAGGTCAATGTGCAGGCCGCGTATCTGCTCTCGGTCCGCACGCAGGTCTATGTGCAGACCGAGTACCAGCATATCGCGCAGGACGGCCTGCCGCTCGGCGCGATCATCAGCGGCTTGCCGGCAGCGTCGACGACGCCGAATCAGGTTGCCGTGACGCTAGGGCTGCGTCATACGTTCTGA
- a CDS encoding MOSC and FAD-binding oxidoreductase domain-containing protein — protein sequence MMSRLLSVNVGLPRNIDWKGRTVYTGIWKNPVQGRCRASRLNLAGDGQGDTAGHGGEQRAVFVYQIESYRYWQQELQRSDFTYGQFGENFTIEGLPDSDVCIGDRYQIGDALFEVTQPRVTCYRVGIRTNEPRMAALLTSSGRPGFYLRVLQEGDVGAGDAIVKVGEADERMTVAEINALLYSSHHPRDGLERALRIEALSPGWRGSFDALLREQTSSEKDGAKSGSTGGNAGLTPAAASHPVAPGFRSLKVAALDQESADVLSITLESTDAEPLPMALPGQYVVLRLPRPDGGSPFFRSYSLSGALSTQCYRISVKLEPDGAGGTYLHRQLRVGARLDVSAPRGSFVLQPGEGPVVLISAGIGATPVLAMLHALSAQNSARRVWWLHGARDGRHHAFAGEAQRLSRALAHGQSYVCYSKPDASDQPGLHFDAVGRLSRAVLEQAGIEREADFYLCGPARFMAEMKEALAAMNVAARRIHAETFNGGESMTPGIVGARARAPHLPENDAQTGVLVSFARSGIAAHWNAAVYPSILELAEACDVPVRWSCRTGVCHNCESGLVSGNVAYGPEPLDKPADGNLLICCSQPVGDVVIDL from the coding sequence ATGATGAGTCGACTACTATCGGTCAACGTCGGATTGCCGCGCAATATCGACTGGAAAGGCCGCACGGTATACACCGGCATCTGGAAGAATCCGGTGCAGGGCCGCTGCCGCGCGAGCCGCCTCAATCTTGCCGGCGACGGTCAAGGCGATACCGCGGGGCACGGCGGCGAACAGCGCGCCGTGTTCGTCTATCAGATCGAATCGTATCGCTACTGGCAGCAAGAACTCCAGCGCAGCGACTTCACGTATGGGCAGTTCGGCGAGAACTTCACGATCGAAGGGCTGCCCGATTCCGACGTCTGCATCGGCGACCGTTATCAGATCGGCGATGCGTTGTTCGAAGTCACGCAACCGCGTGTAACCTGTTATCGCGTCGGTATCCGGACCAACGAACCGCGCATGGCAGCGTTGCTCACGTCGAGCGGGCGCCCGGGTTTCTATCTTCGTGTGCTGCAGGAAGGCGATGTCGGCGCGGGCGACGCCATCGTCAAGGTCGGCGAGGCCGACGAACGTATGACGGTCGCCGAGATCAACGCCCTGCTCTATTCTTCGCACCATCCGCGCGACGGACTCGAGCGCGCATTGCGGATCGAGGCGCTGTCGCCAGGCTGGCGCGGCTCTTTCGATGCGCTGCTGCGCGAGCAGACCAGCAGTGAGAAGGACGGCGCGAAGAGCGGTTCGACTGGCGGTAACGCCGGGCTCACGCCGGCCGCCGCCTCGCATCCGGTTGCGCCGGGCTTCCGCTCGCTGAAGGTGGCCGCACTCGATCAGGAGTCGGCGGACGTGCTGTCGATCACGCTCGAAAGCACCGACGCCGAGCCGCTGCCGATGGCGCTGCCGGGTCAATATGTCGTATTGCGTTTGCCGCGTCCCGACGGCGGTTCGCCGTTTTTCCGCAGCTACTCGCTGTCGGGCGCGCTGTCGACGCAGTGCTATCGCATTAGCGTGAAGCTCGAACCGGATGGCGCGGGCGGCACGTATCTGCATCGTCAGCTGCGTGTCGGCGCGAGGCTCGATGTGAGCGCGCCACGCGGCAGCTTTGTTCTGCAGCCCGGAGAGGGTCCGGTCGTGTTGATAAGCGCCGGCATCGGCGCAACGCCGGTGCTCGCGATGCTGCATGCGCTGTCTGCGCAGAACTCGGCGCGACGCGTGTGGTGGCTGCATGGCGCTCGCGATGGCCGTCACCACGCATTTGCCGGCGAGGCACAACGTCTGTCTCGCGCGCTCGCGCATGGCCAGAGCTACGTCTGCTATAGCAAGCCCGACGCGAGCGACCAGCCCGGCCTGCATTTCGATGCAGTGGGCCGGCTGTCGCGCGCCGTTCTGGAGCAAGCCGGCATCGAGCGCGAAGCGGATTTTTATCTATGCGGACCGGCTCGCTTCATGGCGGAAATGAAAGAGGCACTCGCCGCGATGAACGTTGCGGCCCGGCGAATTCATGCGGAAACCTTCAACGGCGGCGAATCGATGACGCCGGGCATCGTCGGCGCCCGTGCGCGAGCGCCGCATCTGCCCGAAAACGATGCGCAGACCGGCGTTTTGGTTTCGTTCGCGCGCAGCGGCATTGCCGCGCACTGGAATGCGGCTGTGTATCCAAGCATTCTCGAACTGGCCGAAGCGTGCGACGTGCCGGTCCGGTGGTCGTGCCGAACCGGCGTATGCCACAACTGCGAGAGCGGACTGGTGTCGGGGAACGTCGCTTACGGGCCGGAGCCGCTCGACAAGCCCGCCGACGGCAACCTGCTCATATGCTGCTCGCAACCCGTCGGCGACGTCGTGATCGACCTTTAG
- a CDS encoding H-NS family nucleoid-associated regulatory protein, which produces MDERKRESMIAYLRRRMAKVGMKAADLAAALKEEQLRQKSVRYRNAFGDTWDGKGGMPQWLQQATSAGQSLQHFAVIGSEKPAATAQRRSGVDWSKDPFAGTRLATAPRG; this is translated from the coding sequence ATGGACGAGCGTAAGCGTGAAAGCATGATTGCCTATCTGCGTCGCCGGATGGCCAAGGTGGGAATGAAGGCTGCGGACCTTGCGGCCGCGCTCAAGGAAGAACAATTGCGCCAGAAGTCGGTGCGCTATCGCAATGCGTTCGGCGACACATGGGACGGCAAAGGCGGCATGCCGCAATGGCTGCAGCAGGCGACGAGCGCCGGCCAATCGTTGCAGCACTTTGCCGTAATCGGATCGGAAAAGCCGGCGGCGACTGCGCAGCGTCGCTCCGGCGTTGATTGGAGCAAGGATCCGTTTGCAGGCACGCGGCTCGCGACGGCGCCGCGCGGCTGA
- a CDS encoding MGH1-like glycoside hydrolase domain-containing protein — MCPVIADVVEQSRLNETREAQVPWKKWGPYLSERQWGTVREDYSDNGDAWNYFTHDHARSRAYRWGEDGLGGLCDDHQRLCFALALWNGRDPILKERLFGLTNSEGNHGEDVKEYYFYVDSTPTHSYMKYLYKYPQREYPYRDLVETNQRRSRDEMEYELLDTGIFDDDRYFDVFVEYAKETPEDVLVRITAYNRGPEAAPLHILPTLWFRNTWSWGEDHDKPSLREAGPGVIHAAHDTLGEYWLHCEGASELLFTENESNAQRLWNQPNRSPYVKDAFHAYVVSAQHDTVNPDRTGTKAAALYVCDVCAGGSATIRLRLTASRLVDAFGSFDGTFEMRVAEANEFYEHITPVALNDDERRVHRQALAGMLWGKQYYYFDLELWLREHGSHPLLDSTRGNVRNAEWFHMLNADIISMPDKWEYPWYAAWDLAFHTVALALVDFDFAKDQLLMMLRSLYVHPNGQLPAYEWNFGDVNPPVHAAATLWLYKYEKELGRADSHFLERSFQGLMLNFNWWVNRKDPMGRNVFAGGFLGLDNIGVFDRSAPLPNGGSLEQADGTAWMAFYCQCMLEMAINLTDHDPMYEEIAFKFIQHFMWITYAMDRRGAHQDEMWDEHDGFFYDLLRLPDGRTTRLKIRSLVGLLPLCASTVFEAPSVARHPKLMELIAQFRTRYPELIEQVAPTDGSFIGYNGRRLLSVLNRRKLERVLGYMLDEDEFLGPHGIRSLSRHHLKHPYSIDVGGHIYTVDYLPAESNTGMFGGNSNWRGPVWMPVNLLIVRALMNLYSFYGNDFKIECPTGSGRQMTLFEVAQEIVRRLTSTFLRNADGRRPVYGGTGKFQTDPHWRDLVLFYEYFHGENGAGLGASHQTGWTGLVAPMIDLFGRIDAQFALENERFRVMGQIGKPQPGPEPARAA, encoded by the coding sequence ATGTGCCCTGTCATCGCCGACGTCGTGGAGCAATCGCGTCTGAACGAAACGCGCGAAGCGCAAGTGCCGTGGAAAAAGTGGGGGCCCTACCTGAGCGAACGTCAGTGGGGTACGGTCCGGGAAGACTATAGCGACAACGGCGACGCGTGGAATTACTTCACACATGACCATGCGCGGTCGCGCGCCTACCGTTGGGGCGAAGACGGACTCGGCGGACTATGCGACGACCATCAGCGCCTGTGCTTCGCACTCGCGTTATGGAACGGGCGAGACCCCATTCTGAAAGAACGCCTCTTCGGCCTGACGAACAGCGAGGGCAATCACGGCGAAGATGTGAAGGAGTATTACTTCTACGTCGACAGCACCCCCACGCACTCGTACATGAAATACCTGTACAAGTACCCGCAACGCGAATACCCCTATCGGGACCTCGTCGAGACCAACCAGCGCCGCTCACGCGACGAGATGGAGTACGAACTGCTCGACACCGGCATCTTCGACGACGACCGCTATTTCGACGTGTTCGTCGAGTACGCGAAGGAAACGCCGGAAGACGTGCTCGTCCGGATCACCGCGTATAACCGCGGCCCGGAAGCCGCACCATTGCACATTCTGCCGACACTGTGGTTCCGCAATACGTGGTCGTGGGGCGAGGACCACGACAAACCGTCGCTGCGTGAAGCGGGACCAGGCGTGATTCACGCCGCGCACGACACGCTCGGCGAATACTGGCTCCATTGCGAAGGCGCATCGGAACTGCTTTTCACCGAAAACGAGAGCAATGCGCAACGGCTCTGGAACCAGCCGAACCGGTCGCCTTACGTGAAGGATGCATTCCATGCGTACGTCGTCTCGGCACAGCACGACACCGTGAATCCCGACAGAACCGGCACCAAGGCCGCAGCCCTGTACGTGTGCGACGTTTGCGCCGGCGGCAGCGCCACCATCCGCTTGCGCCTGACGGCATCGAGGCTCGTCGATGCGTTCGGCAGCTTCGACGGTACGTTCGAGATGCGCGTTGCAGAGGCAAACGAATTCTATGAACACATCACGCCTGTCGCACTGAACGACGACGAGCGGCGCGTCCATCGCCAGGCGCTCGCGGGCATGCTGTGGGGCAAGCAGTACTACTACTTCGATCTCGAGCTATGGCTGCGCGAACATGGTAGCCATCCGTTGCTCGACAGCACGCGCGGCAATGTGCGCAATGCGGAGTGGTTTCATATGCTGAACGCCGACATCATCTCGATGCCGGACAAGTGGGAATACCCGTGGTATGCGGCCTGGGACCTCGCATTCCATACGGTGGCGCTCGCGCTCGTCGATTTCGACTTTGCGAAGGACCAGTTGCTGATGATGTTGCGCAGCCTCTACGTGCATCCGAACGGCCAGCTTCCCGCATACGAATGGAACTTTGGCGACGTGAATCCGCCCGTCCACGCCGCCGCGACGCTGTGGCTATACAAGTACGAAAAGGAGCTGGGACGCGCCGATTCCCACTTCCTCGAGCGCTCGTTTCAAGGCCTGATGCTCAATTTCAACTGGTGGGTCAATCGCAAGGATCCGATGGGCCGCAATGTGTTTGCCGGCGGCTTTCTGGGTCTCGACAACATCGGCGTGTTCGATCGCAGCGCACCGCTGCCGAATGGCGGATCGCTCGAGCAGGCCGACGGCACCGCATGGATGGCGTTCTACTGCCAGTGCATGCTCGAGATGGCCATCAACCTGACCGACCACGATCCGATGTACGAAGAAATTGCGTTCAAGTTTATCCAGCATTTCATGTGGATCACCTATGCGATGGATCGACGCGGCGCACATCAGGACGAGATGTGGGACGAGCATGACGGCTTCTTTTACGATCTGCTGCGCTTGCCCGATGGACGCACGACGCGCCTCAAAATCCGCTCGCTGGTCGGCTTGCTGCCGCTGTGCGCATCGACGGTGTTCGAAGCGCCGTCGGTGGCGCGCCATCCGAAGCTGATGGAACTAATTGCGCAGTTTCGCACGCGCTACCCCGAGTTGATCGAACAGGTCGCACCGACTGACGGCAGTTTCATCGGTTACAACGGGCGTCGGCTTCTATCGGTGCTCAACAGGCGCAAACTCGAGCGCGTGCTTGGCTATATGCTAGACGAGGACGAATTCCTCGGGCCGCACGGCATTCGCTCGCTGTCCCGGCATCATTTGAAGCATCCCTATTCGATCGATGTCGGCGGGCACATCTACACGGTCGACTATCTGCCCGCCGAATCGAATACAGGCATGTTCGGCGGCAATTCGAACTGGCGCGGACCCGTGTGGATGCCGGTCAATCTGCTGATCGTGCGCGCGCTGATGAACCTGTATAGCTTCTACGGCAACGACTTCAAGATCGAATGCCCGACGGGCTCCGGACGGCAAATGACGCTGTTCGAAGTCGCTCAGGAAATCGTTCGCCGCCTGACGTCCACGTTCCTGCGTAACGCCGATGGGCGCCGCCCCGTTTACGGCGGCACCGGGAAATTCCAGACCGACCCGCACTGGCGCGATCTCGTTCTGTTCTATGAATATTTTCATGGTGAAAATGGCGCGGGACTCGGCGCCAGTCATCAGACTGGCTGGAC
- a CDS encoding chalcone isomerase family protein: MKPTFHHTGGVPAVAGGTQEAVVSMQPDAPRRAARAAGRQIALAIAAIACVAGLCAVPSGAAMAAQDCRTEIPAAQFSGSGEYRFLGLHLYDAQLWSARLPVSFDNRFALQLTYATSATRERLTSLGLNEMKRLAPTPLPDALVARWRDDMLKAFVDVAPGDWLCGVFLPGTGVRFFANGAPTATIEDPQFARAFFNIWFDPGTRAKTLRAKLLGDGQTGS, encoded by the coding sequence GTGAAACCGACTTTTCACCACACAGGCGGCGTACCTGCAGTCGCCGGCGGCACGCAGGAGGCCGTCGTTTCAATGCAGCCCGATGCGCCGCGGCGCGCGGCGCGCGCCGCCGGCCGGCAAATCGCGCTCGCCATCGCAGCGATCGCATGCGTGGCAGGGCTGTGTGCCGTGCCATCGGGCGCGGCCATGGCCGCTCAGGACTGCCGCACCGAAATACCCGCCGCGCAATTCTCCGGCTCGGGCGAGTACCGCTTTCTCGGGCTGCATCTGTACGATGCGCAACTGTGGAGCGCGCGCCTGCCGGTCAGCTTCGATAACCGTTTCGCGCTGCAATTGACCTACGCCACGTCCGCCACGCGCGAACGCCTGACCAGCCTCGGGCTGAACGAAATGAAGCGCCTCGCGCCGACGCCGCTACCCGATGCGCTCGTGGCGCGCTGGCGCGACGACATGCTGAAGGCGTTCGTCGATGTCGCACCGGGCGACTGGTTATGCGGAGTATTTCTGCCGGGCACCGGCGTGCGCTTCTTTGCGAATGGCGCGCCGACCGCGACGATCGAAGATCCCCAATTCGCGCGGGCGTTCTTCAATATCTGGTTCGATCCCGGAACGCGCGCTAAAACGCTTAGAGCAAAGCTGCTTGGCGACGGCCAGACCGGCAGCTAG
- a CDS encoding sensor histidine kinase, giving the protein MKSLKNRIIGTLIVLFAAVGVVDACLTYWLSMRHIDELLDVHLQGAAVWLAAGRVGTIGTSGPPQHSIDGFVGQIWEAGRATPTDNTDPEVIFNRNEPGGYSVELINGHHYRIYTLRKDADGLTYQVGQPVSYREQTAERAAIESLAPTVCLIVLVWIAIPIVVNAAFASLGRASSEAEAVGISHLTPLDVSHVPDEVRPFADSINRMIGRLQVGIDSEKRFIADAAHELRTPIAALQLRIDNLENASDKTARGERLRELREAIVRTATMIRQLLELARADAQPDPGTASDRVDVRQMVQALVADLLPVADSRSIDLGVKRFEPAYVKAHAGELRMAVRNLVENALRYTPAGGSVDIDVYEDWSGAIVRVTDTGPGIPEDALGRVFDRFFRLNSETVEGSGLGLSIVKSVVAKHGGSVSLENRHDGHTGLIATLVLPAHASAALEA; this is encoded by the coding sequence ATGAAATCGCTTAAAAACCGAATCATCGGAACATTGATCGTGCTGTTCGCGGCCGTCGGCGTGGTCGATGCGTGCCTGACTTACTGGCTGTCGATGCGGCATATCGACGAGCTGCTCGACGTGCATCTGCAAGGCGCGGCTGTGTGGCTCGCGGCCGGCAGGGTGGGCACGATCGGCACGAGCGGCCCGCCGCAGCATTCGATCGACGGTTTTGTCGGGCAGATCTGGGAAGCGGGGCGTGCCACACCGACCGACAATACGGATCCCGAAGTCATTTTCAATCGCAATGAGCCGGGCGGCTATTCGGTCGAACTCATCAACGGTCATCACTACCGCATCTATACCCTCAGAAAAGACGCCGACGGTCTGACCTACCAGGTTGGCCAACCCGTTTCGTATCGCGAGCAGACTGCGGAACGCGCGGCGATCGAAAGCCTCGCGCCGACCGTATGCCTGATCGTACTCGTATGGATTGCGATTCCGATTGTCGTCAATGCGGCGTTCGCTTCGCTCGGCCGCGCGAGTTCGGAGGCGGAAGCCGTGGGTATCAGCCATCTGACACCGCTCGATGTCTCGCATGTGCCCGACGAAGTGCGCCCGTTCGCCGATTCGATCAACCGGATGATCGGGCGCCTGCAGGTCGGCATCGACAGCGAAAAGCGCTTTATTGCCGATGCCGCGCACGAACTGCGCACGCCGATCGCCGCTTTGCAGCTACGCATCGACAACCTCGAAAATGCGTCCGACAAGACTGCTCGCGGCGAGCGTCTGCGCGAATTGCGCGAAGCGATCGTGCGCACGGCGACGATGATCCGGCAGCTACTGGAACTCGCGCGCGCGGATGCGCAACCCGATCCCGGCACGGCATCGGATCGGGTCGACGTGCGCCAGATGGTTCAGGCGCTCGTCGCGGACCTGCTGCCGGTTGCCGACTCGCGCTCGATCGATCTCGGCGTCAAGCGCTTCGAGCCTGCCTATGTGAAGGCGCATGCCGGGGAGTTGCGCATGGCGGTGCGCAATCTCGTCGAAAACGCGCTGCGCTACACGCCCGCCGGCGGAAGCGTGGACATCGACGTGTACGAAGATTGGTCGGGCGCCATCGTGCGCGTGACCGATACGGGCCCCGGCATTCCGGAGGACGCGCTTGGCCGCGTATTCGACCGCTTTTTCCGCTTGAACTCGGAAACGGTCGAAGGCAGCGGCCTCGGGCTATCGATCGTGAAGTCGGTCGTGGCGAAGCACGGCGGTTCCGTTTCGCTCGAGAACCGGCATGACGGCCACACCGGTCTGATCGCCACGCTCGTCTTGCCGGCGCACGCGTCGGCTGCGCTCGAGGCCTGA
- a CDS encoding ester cyclase, with protein sequence MTDIDLADVYRRYIACLNTQDWPSLAQFVDNDVKYNGQQIGLSGYRQMLERDFRDIPDLQFKIELLAVAPPLVASRLLFDCAPKGMFLGLPVQGKRVSFSENVFYEVQAGKIVRVWSIIDKAAIEAQL encoded by the coding sequence ATGACCGATATCGATCTCGCCGATGTTTACCGCCGCTACATCGCCTGTCTGAATACGCAGGACTGGCCGTCGCTCGCGCAATTCGTCGACAATGACGTGAAATACAATGGCCAGCAGATTGGTCTGTCGGGTTACCGGCAAATGCTGGAGCGTGACTTCCGCGACATTCCCGATCTGCAGTTCAAGATTGAATTGCTAGCCGTCGCGCCGCCGTTGGTGGCGAGCCGCCTGCTATTCGACTGCGCTCCCAAGGGCATGTTTCTCGGGTTGCCCGTTCAAGGGAAGAGGGTGAGTTTTAGCGAAAACGTGTTTTATGAGGTCCAGGCTGGAAAGATTGTGCGCGTATGGTCGATCATCGACAAAGCGGCAATCGAAGCGCAGCTATAA